caataattacAATCATTTAGAATGATTCACTTAGAGATGTAGCTTCAATATGAATATCATGCAAGATAAGTTGAAATTCTTAAAGTTGACTTATAGTGGTCCTTGAATATACTACtttaaagtttgaaaatttaCCAACTATGAACTTTTTCATACCAACATCTTTAGCCTTGTACCTTTTGTCCAAAGCTTCTCATAGTGCCTTTGCACTCTTGATTAAATTATACACATCATAGAGTGTGTTGTTCAATCTATTCAAGATATAGATCTTGCACTCAAAATAGCTATGATTTCATGCATCCGCAACAATCATAATTGCAGTATCAGATTCATTATGTAATAACTTTGACACTTCTTCCATCAAGAACTTTACGAAGTTTAAAGTTTTTAGATAGAATAGCAGTTTTTGTtgtcatctcttaaaattcaaTCTATTAAACTTTTTAGGTGTCTTCCATGCACCATAAAAGGTGTTGGTAGAATCCTTTCTACCAAAATAATACTTGTTGAAGCAACAAGCTATTGAGTTGATGTCATGATTAGAAATAACaaccaaatatttataataaaatttggCTATAATTATGGGGGGGGGGAGTAAattgtaggaaaaaaaatttaaatataacaataaaattatctaaataaaCTCTAATTATTTAATGTATAAAACCAATGCTATCATAAATTGATTGAACTAATGagccaaatcaaataaaataatttaacaatcaAACATGAAAAGAACACAAGCTAATAGCTAAATTTAGTCTTAAGATTATATGACATTTATTAGATatcattttttcagttttgaattAAGATTATGATgacaaaacaaatatcaaagCATACAAACTCATAATGTGTGTGTAATCATATCAAAATagatcttaaaataataataaaaaagattgataAACTTGatgtttaaactaaaaaaaaacattaaaaataaaacattaagatTGTCGTTAAGAAGTTATTAATTTGACTATTGAGCATATATGTGTTTAGTTCGTTAGCATGCAATTTTTTATACATCAAAGTTAAACTTGCAATGGAATCAAATAAGGAACTCAGCATGGATTCTAGGCatatatacaaatattatattttatgtaagCTAGAATCCTAATATGTATACTATCATGTATAAAAACTAATCTAAAAAGGAGTATAATTATTGTATTTACTTGTTGAAGAAATTTATACGCAGAATAAGCTAGCAATTTGTTATTGTCAATGATAgatcatttattattaaaatttcattacTAGACACTTAATACAGACAAATGTATTCAATTAACTCCTAAAATTCCAACAAAACACTTAAAAGAATACAATTTCTTTTAAGTCTACAAACCATAGAAATATTGAGTTCAAAATATCTCTATAAGGAAAAGATTTTATGCTCTAGAATATAgggaaaaataaagcaaaaaaggCTGAAAAATAATAGAGACAATGCTAGAGATGTGCTACAAAGTGTAAATAACATCTCCCCTTCCatctctatttatatttattttttaaaccaaaattagTGAAGAATTAATTCTCatcattttatcttaattacccaccataataaaaaaaaaatcctcataatTTTAagccataaaaattatatatgttttttcttttaaaaaaatggtccatgaagataaagaaaattgaaagttcaaatgataaaaataaaataaaattatttatgggtcaaggataataattattttataataaattgaaatataagTTTAAACCCATGACCCATGGCTTAAGGCTTGTGCCTTGAGGCTTAGCTCGATCCTGAGCCAAGCTGAGCACATGTGTAAGCTAAACCAATACtactttgttaatatttatttgtaactcttcaactttataaaatataaactactagaaaatatcatttttttttatttgtaggaTAGAAAATCTTAAGTGTCATAAAAACATATCAGTCAAAGATTCTTTtagatgaattttttatttatctataattttttataattatgttaacgttaataaatatttattggaaaataattttcaacaaaaatttaACCCTAAAAGAGAGtggatttcattttaaatttggtctcaaATCTTCCCATTAACCatgatttattaaataaattctaacatttttaaccaaaaacattATGAAATGAGAAGAATTTCTACTTTCTTGACGATGCCCTAACTAATAAAACTAAGATTGAAAGGGAAAATCAGGTAGGAATTGAAACAAAAAGGGCTTAAGAAAAATCATAAGCGTCGTAGGTAGTCTCACAACAGGAGAGAACACAAAGTGTAAAATCAATATGTTCTATAATAGTCCACAAGctgaatttaaattgttagggttggaatttttaataaaattgataaattctgattatttaacaaaatagaAATACTGTTTAgaacaaataaatcaataaaattcaagaaaatattgaaataagaaTCACGTCtcgaaaaattacaaaaaatggaaaaaaataatttacaaatctAAGAGAAATAGAGGTTAATTTAAGCGTGGATTTTttggtcaaaaaaaaaaaaacctgcaaaCATAATTGGTAGTAATTATGTGTAGCAAAAGTTATGGCCAAATACTGAAGGATGAGTAAAATATTCCAAAACTGGGCACGGACTCATGTAGCAAAAGCTATCATTGATTTTCCATGTGAAGGTAGTACTCCAATGTCATTAGCTCCATATTTAACGGTTTAAACTCCTCTGCAATCTGCATGATTTCTTCTGTATGTCTTGAGGATGATCGCACGTTATTCTCTTCAATCATAAAACTTCTTTTTCTTATGTGATTTATAGAATTTTCTGAAAcggaatttatattatttttcaaagcagAATTTTcgtattttatagtttttcaaCCCGATGTTCTTCAATAACGACCGGGTTTTACACATCTGCGATACCAATAACCACAAAAAACAGCTTGAATGGCTCCTATAATGCCTTCTAAAACGCCGTAAAAGAGGACCCAAATCATTAAGCAAGCTTCAAACGATCTTCTTGTCTAATTCGATGGCTTATTCTTATTGAATATGTTAAACCTTTCTGCGAGGAACTCTTCTTTCTGCGAGGAAATCTACGGCAGCCGCAGTTTCCTGAATGTTTGATTCTCCCCATTCCTGAGACGGTGATCATTCATTGCATGTAAATTTCTAAACTATTCCTGATACCCGCATCATTACACTAGGGAAAAAGGATGGCGGGCGGAACGTAtacattttttagattttattgccCATATGAAAGCATTGTCTAAGGCTTTCAAGGAGGCGCCGGAAAGCTTCCGGGATAGGCAGATTTGAAAGTCAACATTCTtcaatgatatatttattttgtgtatGCAGTCAATCCCATTTTATTAGAGTTGAATTGACCGAAGGCGAGTACAATTAACCATAAGCTCGACTACCTCAGGCTGCTTTAATGGTAGttgtattgttttattattgttattgttattattattagtatccAGGCCAGTTTGTgcgtatcttgattaatttaatgagttttgaaattaacaaccatgtaagtctCTAGTAGCTCTGAGATGACTCGAACTCGTGATCATTAAAGAGCAAACTCATGACCTGACCTGTTGAGCTACCCCTCAGGATTTActtgtattgttttattatacACAAAGAGGTGTGCTATGTTGCTTCCTTATAAAGTGGGATCACCGctcttagaaaaagaaattaaaaaaataaaaccacctTGGCCCTTAAAATTATGAGCCCTTCAAAATAAAACTGATGAAAATTTGTAAAATATCCAATAACTCATCAAATTGAATTTGAGACACAATAAAAAGAACAACTCAAACAACgataatttcttccttctatatttttttctcttctttaatgAGCTTCATCATTCTTCTTAACctctaaaaaaattgagaaaagtttaaaaatatataaatagtgaGCGAAATGGTAGGTTAGTAAAgaaataaggactaaaataaataaatataagatctCAAGTCATTCACCAAAATAACTATGaactaaaaagattaaaaaaaattaaggttataagaagataagaaaatagagggataattgattaataaaaagatggAAAGACAAGTAGAGAATGACCTATAGATAGAACACactatatacaaaaaaaaaaaaattataagagagGGAGAAATcacaaagaaactaaaaaaagtgACGAGAGaatagaaagtaaaaaagaaaaaaaaatcataatctcaaCTTCCTTCTTCTCTCTTCCGATAACTTTGGCCTTATAAAACATATAAGAAGTCATTGACTATCaaccctcttttctcttttaccATAGCAGTGTCGTGACCCATCTCAGCCACAAAACATCAATCACAACAACTCCTTCAACCACTACACTAGACATCGTCCTCTTCCCTAATCACTATACTGGTCAAACTATGCATGACCTTTTCTTTCCAACTAGTAGCACCTCTGATCGACAACAATGtctctttcatcttttttttttttttagcctccACACAAACATCACCACCAGATTCCATAACCACCGATAGCCACTAACTCCTATTTTCCAACATAAAGCACCACCCAGTAACCTAGAAATCATCATGAATTTCAACCTCCTTCAAACTTGAAATCAACCTAGAAGTCAACTCAAAATTATCACAACCCCTTTCCTTATAAATCAACCCTTGATTAACCCAAAAATCATAGCTTTCATTGCAGCACAATAAGTactattatcataaaataaaataaaaacatgatgtTTAGGGTGATCTTTATCTATCTTTTAGCATAACTAATCTTATACATAAGAATATCTAAAGACTAGTTAATGTTATTAGTTACCATAAAACTACGAgggactttttaaaaaaaaaattaaccctttTACATATAGTTCACTGAGAAGTCTGTGCaacaatctttattattatttgttggaAATTTTGTTAAAACAAGGTTATTGGATATAtttaaggaaaaattaaaagtggGGTCCACTCAATTTTTaggttagtgttttttaatggttttaatatactaatatcaaaaataaataaaaatattttcaaataaaaatatattttataaagccCACCTTAGAGAATTGAGAAATTTACATTTTATAGTTGGCTGtcctaatttataaatatattttttatcatggtactattttttttaaataaaaaaaaaaatcagattccaTGTTGAGCAAAGATGGAAGGAATGCAATCACCTTGTCCTATTTAGGTGTTGAATGAGTATATTGACGCTTAATCTTGGACCAAGCTTTTCAATATCAAAACTTCAGACAGCCTTGAATTTATTCAGGAGAAATGGTGATGTTCTAGTTTCTTACGATCCAATTACCTAAAAGCATCAATATTTGAACATTTTAGCTACTTTTTTGGAGTGTCTTGTTTTGACTGAAGCCAATGGGGCCTTGGATGAGGATGCTTCTAATGATGAAGCGAATGGTGGCACAGAGAAGGGTGCCTATCTGTGTTTGAGAATTCCCTCAATTTTGTAATAATAttctaaattaatcaaaaatacCCCAAATTCCCATaagatttattatattatacatatacagATGAGTTTgtagtttctatatatataaaagaaattgcaTATAGAAATTTATATCTTATCAGGCATTGCGCTTGAGAATTACAGACAATCCAATGGTAAAGCCATCACTTGCCTTGATTGGCGGTTTCCCCGCGATTTTGGCAGGATATCTCTCGAATAGCTGTTCAATAATCTCACTACGGAAGTGTTTTCTTAGAATGCTTTCAAATCCGGATCTACATTCTTCAACTGAAGGTAATGGAACAGACATCGGAGGCAGTGTTTCCCATCTTGCAATCCCAAAGCACCCATTTTTCTCTATCAGTTTTCTTAGCTCTTCCATTGAAGGGCTATACAGCGGCATGTTGAAGGAGTCGATTTCGTGATTGCGTATTATTTCCTGCAGAGGTTCCAGAATCACAATGTATACGCGTACAGTAAAGTAAATTCTTGGttatttaaagttttgattttacaAACCTCATCAACCATGTCTGTAAGGCATGATTCCAATGGCTTTAAGAATGGACCGAGCGAATTTTGAGATGGCAGAGTTCCATCCGGACGTCCTGGTATGAGAATTATCATCAAGCCACCAGGAGCAAGCTCTTCTGCTCGAGCAGCTAGAAAGGACTCCATGTCCTTTGCAAATTGAAGTGAATAGGCCTCACCAACTTCATGTGGTGCATTTGAATAATAGATCCTGCCCTTGTTACATACTGGTGAATTCACATCACCCAGTTCTTGTGGTGCCCTAGATAGCCAATGCAGTGCAAATGCTGAGTAAATGATGTTAAGGCTAGCCCTTGGAAACAATCCTCCATGAAAAGAACCTGGAACTCCAGATGCGAAATATTTCCTATCTGAAGGGAGATTAGCAAAGAGAGTATTGAAATCATTTGAAACATGATCGTTGAAATACACTAGAAACTCCGGGAGGCTAGAGTAGCCTTTGATTTTGCACTTCTGTGTGACGGCTTCTACAATATTGTCCATAGCTATAAATGTGTTTGGTCCAGTCGAACAACCTAAATCAGCAATAGCAAACGCCTTCGAAGAATGTTCTACGACAAGGTTTTCGAGGATCCCCGAAGTCAGCATTGATTTTGCACTAGCAGCTGCCGCTCTCTGCATTGAAACATCTTCAGCTTTTGCAAAGAATTTTACAGTTTGATTGTCGCATGATGATAATGCAATGAGATTGAAGGTTGTTTTGCTAtcttaggggaaaaaaaactatcagACTTGAGCACTTGAAACTAATCTATGGTAGGTGTATCTTATACCATCATATCAATTACAAGAAGCCATTAATTCTTGATAAAATCTTTTGCAGGATGTCACTAAAACTACAGCACCTTTGAATAACAACATGATTTGTCCTTAAGACATGGTATATATTGTTGTCCAAACCAATTCTTGAAACTTGATTACAGAATTTAGGTTTACTAATTGTTTGAAAGATTTGTCCTTGCGTAggagaaaaagaattaaagttCGTGTAGTATCAGTAAACTCGTAGCCAAGAACAAGAATAATCGCTAACCATAGACATGAATAAGAGTAAATCAGTTAATGATTCAAGACAGGGCTAAATAATCAAAAACAGCTAGCGCACCTGTAGACTGGAGTTCTTGGTGTAGCTGTGAGGGCCATCTCCGCCGGTCATAGGAAATGATTCTCCCATCTCCTTCTCCTCCCTCCCGCACCAGaactaaataaagaaagaaacgtGAACTAACTTGTTGCCATTGATGCTTCTTTATAGAGGCTCGAGACAAATGGATTTGACACTACTTTTTAACTTATTTGGGACTTTCATATTTGTTGCAACCACGCCCTGAAggaaattaaagttatttttttaaattattattattattattattattattattattattatcaaagatTTGAATGCAGCCTCCCCTGAACTacagtattattttattttatttttactattttacaaGAACAAATTCTATTGTTGCCTCACATGATAAGCAGGAATTCTCAACTCCTGTAAGGAAAATTTTTTCCCGCTccttttttcataatattaatatatttaacttaaattataaaacaactaACATTTTGgcgcatatatatattaaaaatcatgacACCacaaatttttctaataattttattgctGGTATAATTGTttggtaattttcttttttaaaaaaaaaaacgaacaaaTATCATTTGCCTACAGATTAAGGGCCCATGGCAGAGAGACGGCCGTCTATATCAAAACCAAAAAGTCCTATCCTGCGGTGGTCAACGTTAGACCTTAACTTCTACCCAATCTCGACTATGGTCATTattaagttttgaaagataatgtacctgatttaattaagtaaaaatataaattatattatatggttcaaaaattaaatacattaatttaaatataattaaaaaaacttatataaaataatttcaaaatcaagtatgtttatttaataaatatccaaagctattcatttataaataatcttaaataatctattaaaaataaaaataaaatctataaactaactaaaaaatacatatgCCAATTGTGTGACAACAAACATTTGGGTATTTGAAAATGTGAtaacggttattttttaaaatattttttacttagaaatatattaaaataatatattttttattatttaaaaattatttttaatatcagcattttaaaataatttgaaaacataaaaaaatttataatataaaaaaaaataaaaaaaaaattaatttttttaaagtatttttaaaatataaaaaaaataagttcttAGAATGATAACGAAAtgaacttctttaaaaatttaaaaaaccatgttttcttagaaattatatttttaattaacacatATTTTCATACGAAAAGAAATGGATCATTTTAATACTGGTTCAAACAGACCTAGCTAGCGTTTATTAGGCCATCTAAATGAACTTTTTTAACAAACGAATTAAGcctttaattagaaaaaaatacacacacacacacactcttagTTGAGAATATGTGATCCATGGCTCAAGCAATTATGCACTTTCATTGCACGTGCTTTGATTCTATGTGAGCTTAAAGATCTTCCCCAAGACAAGGTCGTTGATAATGCAATGGTATTGCCGTTAGTCCATAActcattaaaagaaatttttttctttttgtggaaAAATTTAGGTCAAACCCTCTTTGATCTCCCTCTGagcttatttaattatatattcttCTATTTTTGTCATTaccataatttttagatttataaataaaaaaaaaaattattagtatttATACTCTTAATCCATCAACACAAATTTTATCAATAGACTCatggataaaaatatttcataaaaaaaactcttattactAATTTGCAGTCTATCAGTGAAtcttttgataataaaattatgattagatttactaataaaaaaaacacaccaaacaaaatttatcaccaataaaaaaaccatgtgtaatttcattaaataattacAATGACATTTGCAAATATAGGATTGTAACCTAGGCCTGCATGTGTTGTTTGCCCGCCCAAAATCCCACCATCTTAGTGGTAGCTAGAAAATCtagggacttttttttttttctaaaaatccatttttaacCCAATTTAATCTAAAGATATTTAATAAACACCcttaaaatcattatatatatatatatatatattatcaaccAAGAATCTCTAAAAAAGCCTAAAATACATAATCAAACCAAGTAAAATTTTCTCTCTTGATGTTGATCTACTTCTCAGGTAAGATGAAggctaagaaaaataaatcaattggattcctttcattaaataaaacttattgacattaaaaatgatattttttatggttgaaatgTGGTAAATCAATTATTCTCTCTCC
This Populus alba chromosome 7, ASM523922v2, whole genome shotgun sequence DNA region includes the following protein-coding sequences:
- the LOC118043559 gene encoding loganic acid O-methyltransferase encodes the protein MGESFPMTGGDGPHSYTKNSSLQRAAAASAKSMLTSGILENLVVEHSSKAFAIADLGCSTGPNTFIAMDNIVEAVTQKCKIKGYSSLPEFLVYFNDHVSNDFNTLFANLPSDRKYFASGVPGSFHGGLFPRASLNIIYSAFALHWLSRAPQELGDVNSPVCNKGRIYYSNAPHEVGEAYSLQFAKDMESFLAARAEELAPGGLMIILIPGRPDGTLPSQNSLGPFLKPLESCLTDMVDEEIIRNHEIDSFNMPLYSPSMEELRKLIEKNGCFGIARWETLPPMSVPLPSVEECRSGFESILRKHFRSEIIEQLFERYPAKIAGKPPIKASDGFTIGLSVILKRNA